A single window of Candidatus Methanoperedens sp. DNA harbors:
- a CDS encoding GIY-YIG nuclease family protein: MNIGNILKAFDINFDYENVKIIRHVIKEDSELELIRNGMFDVYQSIQRNPVFNGCDAIISFLVDEYSKKTIFKGIYEVKGKKKYELTDVVKECSDVWKPDGKRIFYTLEKTKYLESLTDRLVIDWGGGERKWHQWYIKKKEKGEKGEKKIVEILPKGFFTRFPGFLDFSLKWHDLEQIIKNEEAHQDWYHALSKVKGVYLITDETDGKQYIGSAYNEKGIWGRWKNYIETKDGGNKKLIEILKANPEKYNSFRFSILEILLYSSTKDDVIHREKRAKEKLGTRSFGLNLN, from the coding sequence ATGAACATAGGAAATATATTGAAGGCTTTTGATATTAATTTCGATTATGAAAATGTAAAGATAATAAGACATGTAATAAAAGAAGATAGTGAGTTGGAATTAATTAGAAATGGAATGTTTGATGTATATCAATCAATTCAAAGAAATCCTGTTTTTAATGGATGTGATGCTATTATTTCTTTTCTTGTCGATGAGTATTCGAAAAAGACAATATTCAAAGGTATATATGAAGTAAAAGGCAAAAAGAAGTATGAACTTACTGATGTAGTGAAGGAATGCAGTGATGTTTGGAAACCAGATGGAAAAAGGATATTCTACACACTTGAAAAAACAAAATATCTTGAAAGCCTTACCGATAGGTTAGTAATTGATTGGGGAGGAGGTGAAAGAAAGTGGCATCAATGGTATATAAAGAAAAAAGAGAAAGGAGAGAAAGGAGAGAAAAAAATTGTTGAGATTCTTCCAAAAGGATTTTTTACGAGATTTCCTGGATTCTTAGATTTTTCCCTTAAATGGCATGATCTAGAGCAAATAATAAAAAACGAAGAGGCTCACCAAGATTGGTATCATGCTTTATCTAAAGTAAAGGGTGTATATTTAATAACCGATGAAACAGATGGAAAACAATATATTGGTTCGGCTTATAATGAAAAGGGTATATGGGGACGTTGGAAAAATTATATAGAAACAAAAGATGGAGGAAACAAGAAATTAATTGAAATATTAAAAGCTAACCCAGAAAAGTATAATTCTTTTAGATTTTCTATCCTAGAAATACTTCTATATAGTTCTACAAAAGATGATGTTATACATCGGGAAAAGAGAGCAAAAGAAAAATTAGGAACAAGATCATTTGGTCTAAATTTAAATTGA
- a CDS encoding DUF126 domain-containing protein, with protein MIKLKAHTVSRGKAQGEALVTTQPISFLGSIDTKTGIVIEKGHELAGKSIKGKVLVFPGGKGSTVGSYAIYQLKKNGASPCAMINIKAEPIVAVGAIISDIPLVDRVEKNPLAAIKTGDKVLVDAIVGSVEIL; from the coding sequence ATGATTAAACTAAAAGCCCACACAGTCTCCCGCGGAAAAGCGCAAGGTGAAGCTCTCGTTACCACCCAGCCTATTTCATTCCTTGGCAGCATAGATACGAAAACCGGCATTGTGATTGAAAAAGGGCATGAACTTGCTGGAAAGAGCATAAAAGGAAAAGTGCTTGTATTTCCGGGCGGGAAAGGTTCGACTGTGGGCTCGTATGCGATTTACCAGCTCAAGAAGAACGGCGCTTCTCCCTGCGCCATGATAAATATCAAAGCCGAGCCCATTGTTGCAGTGGGCGCCATCATCTCCGATATCCCGCTTGTGGACAGGGTGGAAAAGAACCCTCTTGCTGCGATAAAGACCGGGGATAAGGTTTTAGTGGATGCGATTGTAGGAAGCGTGGAGATTCTATGA